In the genome of Brachypodium distachyon strain Bd21 chromosome 3, Brachypodium_distachyon_v3.0, whole genome shotgun sequence, the window GAAGAGCAGAGGCTGACTTTGGCAGGTACGATGTCAAGAGAGTCGTGCAGACAATCTACATCCTGTTTTCGAGAAGCGAGATCCCGATAGCAAACGAAGATCAAGAGATCATGGATCTTGCAGACTTATCGACTCCCCTTCCAGAGTGGTTCACCGAGAAGGATCTTGATGTCTACGCATCCCTCTACGAGAAATCCGGTTTTGGATATCCACTGCAGATGCCATACAGGTAAACATAACTTGGTTATCAAGTTGCGTGACATTGTGGCAACTTGATAGTTACTACTGTTAGGTTTGTTGATCAATGTGTTGACCAAAACTCGATGTATGCTGCAACGTTTGATAGGTCTCTCCATAAGACACAACCGGTCGAAGATCCAAAGTTCCAAGTCCCAGTGTTCGTCGTCATGGGGGAGAAAGACTATGTCTTCAAGTTCCCCGGGGTCGAGGCCGTCCTGAAAGATGGTGTCATGGAGAAGTTCGCACCTGACCTGAAGATCACATACGTGCCTGAAGGAAGCCATTTTGTTCAGGAGCAGTTCCCGGACATGGTCAATGAGCTCCTCCTTGGCTTCCTCAGGGACCATCCTGTGGCCTGACAGATGTTCTCTGCTTTGCCTGTATTCACATTCTGCAATGTTATGATCTGCACTATCAATGAAGGGTGTGTGATGGCTGGTATTGCTTTGCATTATCAATGGAGTATGTTTATGTTGTATCTGGTTTGTACCGCTAGTTTTATCAGCAATCTAAAGTCTAATATCTTTAATAAGGGGAATAAAAGCCTAATATTTCTCCACTCGGAGTGTGAGGCTGTGATCCTTGGAAACCGCGTATTGCTGGAAACCGCAATTTGCTTCATCTCATCCgaggaaaaataaaacttaTGGGGCATGAACTTCATAAGATGGCCTGTACAAGGGAGTGAACAGGATGAGTTGTTAATATTTCTTAACCACTCACAATAATTGTATCATGCACCATGTGAAGTAAATGAATCGTCGATAAATCTTTTGCGTGTGCGTTTTACATGGTTTTCACCTGTTGAACAACACAAAAATCAATATcggatgtactccctccgttccataatttttgtctcaaatttgtccaaacatggatttatctatttctaaaatcgtctagatacatgtaatattttgacaagaattatgaaacgaaggtAGTAGCAAACAACAATACAAGATCTCCTTGTTTGAAACAGTGAAACCAGTCACCCTCTGTCATTCTTTACATATATAAATCAATCTTGGAATTATACTACCCAGACCACCTAATTGCGAACCAGAACAAAAAATTTGCATCTCTGCTCAGGAGAAATGATCGACTGGTCGCTTGAATGAGATTTAGTGGCAGACTATCATCCAACATCATTGAATTACCAGAACAAATAAATTCCTCAtgcttgctgctgcagcagaCAGAATCAACCGGGTCCTCGACAGCTCAAACCATCATGCAAGCAACAGGAGCAGCAGAAAGGTACTTCCTGATCACGGTGGAAGAAAGAGCTTGTCTTGAGCATGcaaaatgtatttttcttctacAATGCTCACAAAgaggttgccggaggccaGAACCGTACCagagataaatttgagtcacttgatatagGATAGGAGAGTATCGTTCGGAGTACAAAACGCGGAACAAAATATCAGCTGAAGGGATACAGtagtactttctccgttcaataattcttgtcgaaatattactgtatctaaacattttttacaaatagatacatcaagttttgagcaaatttgagacaagaattatgaaacagaagAAATAGCAACTAGCCAAGTACATTCAGCTAATGTTTTATGGTACTCGCTCcgttcataattcttgtctcaaatttgtccaaaatggaggtatctattcctaaaaagggTCTAGATATatttaatatttcaacaaaaaatatggaacggagtgagtagatCAAAGAATAAAGGACCAGTTCTTTTCGACTTCCTGAACCGGCTTCTCTGACAAGCTGCCTTACCCCAGCTTCTTGGAGAACCCGCCACTAAGACATTGCTTCTTCGGACACGAATGGCAATGGCAGCACACAAGCATCACTAACAATTGCACAATGTTCAGGTTCTGCTTGGTAGAAGCTCTGGTAGACAATGGCACAGACGATCAATGAATGCTTAACTTACATTGAGCTAATGTTTTATGGTAGAtcaaagaataaatacatagCTTCTTCGGACATGAATGGCAATGGTAGCACACAAGCATCGCTAACAATTGCACGATGTTCAGGTTAGTAGAAGTTCTGGTAGACAATGGCACAGACGATCAATGAAGCTTGACTCACATTGAGCTAATGTTTTATGGTAGAtcaaagaataaatacatagCTTCTTCGGACATTAATGGCAATGGTAGAACACAAGCATCACTAGCAATTGCACAATGTTCAGGTTCTGCTTGGTAGAAGCACTGGTAAACAAATGGCACAGACGATCAATGAAAGCTTGACTTCAGAGCAGTCCCATTACAGAGAAGCTTTCTTCGGCCACCAGCCTCATGGAAACACATCACGACTAGATTGGAGAGCCCAGTATTCTACAAAAGCCTTCACTTGGAGTCCATCCACCACAAAATTACCGACTAACTGTGCTTCTTTGTCTAGCTATTCCATTGTCAGCACGCGGAAGATTTAGACCTGAGACGAAGGGAAAAGTGGAAAGAATTCCTTGGTTAGGTAAGGATGTCAGACAGGACAGGCAAGACGGATATCAACAGGGCAGTCAAAAACATATCCATGAAATGTTTAACCACAAAATCATACTATGTGGGAAGAAACTGATGCTCACGTAACTGAACTTCTCTTTTATCAACCTGCTTCTCTCAAGACTAATTAACAGTCTGGATATCTTGATTTCCGGTGGAGAAAACATATGTTCACAAATTGGAAATGTTGTTCTTGGGTAATTAGCAATCTAACCATTAGTGTGGTTGGAATGCAGTTCCATATAAACTGGTTGGGAGCAGCTCTATGGTTCTGGCAATTGTAGTAATGAGAATCATTAGGAGCAACAGAATTTTACCTTTGATTACTAATAAGCCAATCCACCAAGTCCTACACTTATGTTCAGGTACGATAACCAGCCAAaagaagtaaaataaaattgctcTTCTTCAAGTGAGACATACCGGATGGCTAAACTTGATACcgtatttttttcaaatcatTTAACCAGCCTTAGGTCAAACAGAGCATGAGAGGATGCAATTATAAATTATAACTCATAAAACTATGGGACCTCTGGACCATGCTGGTTGTTCAATACACAGCTTGAAATaaagttttcttttcctttttttgagaGCTTAATTTGACTAGTAGAGTACCTAAACTAAAATTTAGCAAAGTTGAGGTACAATGAAGTTTCCtaatacaacaacaacaacaacaacaacaacaacaaagcctTTAGTCCCAAACAAGTTGGGGTAGGCTAGAGGTGAAACCCATAAAAACTCGCAACCAACTCATGGTTCTGTCACATGGATAGCAAGCTTCCATGCAGTCCTGTTCATGGCTAGTTCTTTGGTGATATTCCAGCCCTTCAGATCTCTCTTTacggactcctcccatgtcaaGTTTGGTCTACCCCGACCTCTCTTGACATTTCCAGCACGCTTTAGCCGTCCGCTATGCACTGGAGCATCTAGAGGCCTGCGCTGGATATGCCCAAACCATCTTAAACGATGCTGAACAAGCTTCTCTGCAATCGGTGCTACCCCAACTCTGTCTCGAATATCATCATTCCGGACGTGGTCCCTCCTTGTGTGGCCACACATCCACCTCAACATGCGCATCTCCGCCACACCTAACTGTTGAACATGTCGCCTTTTAGTCGGCCAACACTCAGCGCCATACAATATTGCGGGTCGAATCGCCGTCCTATAGAACTTGCCTTTTAGCTTTTGTGGCACTCTTTTGTCACAAAGAATGCCAGAAGCTTGGCGCCACTTCATCCATCCGGCTTTGATTCGATGGTTCACATCTTCATCGATGTCTCCATCTTTTTGCAGCATCGACCCCAAATATCGAAAGGTGTCCTTCTGAGGCACTACCTGCCCATCAAGGctaacctcctcctcctcctcctcgggcgtAGTAGTACTGAAACCGCACTTCATGTACTCGGTTTTAGTTCTACTAAGTCTAAAACCTTTGGATTCCAAGGTTTGTCTCCAAAGCTCTAACTTTCTATTGACCCCCGTCCGACTATCATCGACTAGCACCACATCATCCGCAAAGAGCATACACCATGGAATATCTCCTTGTATATCCCTTGTGACCTCATCcatcaccaaatcaaaaagaCAAGGGCTCAAAGCTGACCCCTGGTGCAGTCCTATTTTAATCGGGAAGTCATCAGTGTCGCCATCACTTGTCTAATGATGCCAACAAAAGAATAATAGTAATGCTTTTTCTCAAACAAACTCCTTGCAACTCAAACCATAAAAAAATGCTCAAAAACAATTTGTCGAAAGTAGAATTTCTAGCTCAGGAATAGAATGACACAATGAAAAATAGTTCAACATGTGGCGCCAGAAGCTTCAAAACATTAGGAGAACGTATGGAGCAAACTTCTTTGATTAGAACGACTACAGAACTGCACCAGATAACTTACCAAGACAAACAAGAGGTCTCATCTCAAACAATACAGACTAGGTTTCTGCAGCATTCGGATTTTCTTCTGCGCCAAGAGCCAGAACAACTTTCCTCAGAATGGCATCAACTGGCTGATGTGAGTTCTCAACAGCCTTGCTTACTGATTGCCATCTCTCGCCATGTTTTGGTTCAGCTgcaatgcatttttttagaacttcTTTTTGTGTATCAGCATTTCCATGCTGAAGTTCAAATTTATAGAGGAATGCCCAGAAATCCCCGATATCAGGAGCAAGAGTAACAGCTTTGTCCAACCAAGTCCTGGCTTTATCAACCTTCCTGTCATGCCAGAAAAGTTTGGCTACGGCTGCAATCACATGAGGATCATGATCACATCGCTTTAGAGCATCTGAGCTCTTTGATTTACGTTGAGGACGTGGCACCATCTCAATAGCTGCAGCCCACAGAATACCACTTGTTGGACACTCTTGTAATGCCTTGGCCAGCAGAGCATCGGCTTCCTTCTTATTCCCATGCCTCAATTCAGCTCGAATTGCTGCAAGCCATAGTTCAGGTCTACCTGGATTCTTTTTCCTTGCCATGGTGAGAAAAGCGCGTGACTTGCTCAAGCCATTTATCACCTCCTCTAGGCTAGCTAAAGAGAGCCAAAGAGGGATGGAGCTAGGGCAGTGCTTGAGTCCATTCTCATAAACCTCCTTTGCCCTCGCTCCATGGCCAATCCGGTTTTCCATTTGTCCAAGCATTAGCCACAATTTGAAGAACGAGGGGAATAACTTCAGGCCTTCCTCCAACAACCTCCTTTCCTCATTCACGTTCCCTAATTCCCTTTCAACAATTGCTGATTTCATCCAAACCCTCTCAGTACCTCCTCTTTCCCTGGCCTTAGCCAAAAGCATTCTTGCTCTCTCCGGTTCATTGTTCTCAAACTCCAACTTGAATGCAGCTAACCAGATCTCTTCTGAATTAGGGATAGCAGCATAAGCTTCCTGAAGAATGGCCCGGGCTGCAGGGACATCACCGGCCAGCCATTTCTCCTTTGCACCCATAAGCCATAACACTTCAGCTTGTGGCTTGTAGGTGACAGCCTTTCTGAGAATGGCTTCAAGAGTCTCTCTTGTCCCGTGGCTCTTCTCAAGTTGTGCCGCTTTCAGCCATATACTCTTCTTGGTAAGGAAAACACTGAGAGCATGTGAATAGATGGCCCGAGCCGTCTCAATTGAACCACGTTTCTTGCATTCCTCGGCATCAGCAACCCATGTTCGCTTCCGGTCCTCGTCGTCAACCCCAACTCCAATAGTGCTCTTCACAATAGCCTGGCAAGTCAGCACAGACCCAGCACGCTCTGCAGCTTCAGCTTCCTTTAGCCATGCCTCCCTGTCGATATCCAATCCTTCTCTCTGCAAAGATCGTATACCTCTGTCAATCACCTTGCTTACAGATTGTGTGTTCCCATTAGCCTCCTCCAGCTTTGCAGCCGTAATCCAAATGGCAGGTTCCTTGTTGAGCTTCTCTCTCGCCTTGTTAAGCACCTTCTTTGCCTGGTCATACGTCTCAAGCCTTGCTAGGGCAAGCCACAGCTCGACATGAAGTGGGCAGCACTCCACAGCCCTGTGAAGCAACATTCTTGCATCCTCCTCGTTCGCCAGCTCCACAACAGCCTTCCACAGCCTCACTGAATCAGGAATGTGCTCCAGCCCCTTCCTTAAGACCCTGCTCTTATTTAAATCACTGGTCTCTAGTTTTGCAGCCTGCAGCCATAGCTTCACAGAATTGGGAATTGCCTTCACACCCCTGGCAATTACTGCCTTTGATTCATCTGGGCTAGCCAACCGGCATGCCTCAAACCAAACATCCTCATTCTTGGGGCACTCTTCACAGCCACGTTGAATGAGCTGCCGAGCAGACTGGAGCTTACCGGCAACCTCTTCAAGCCTAGCAGCAGCAATCCAACCTGGAGGATGCTTTGGGTTCGTCTGCGTCACAGAGCGGAGTAGCAGTCTTGCCTTCTTAATGTCAGAAATCTCAGCATCGCTAGTAATTTTCATGCTTTTCAGATCTGTAAGGTATCCCTTTGGATCAACAACAGTAAGCCCAGACACTGAATCCGACAATCTGTCCAACTTAAGCGAAAGCACAGTACCGCGGCCCTCACCCACAGCAGTCAGGTCAGTAACCGGTGTCTGTGCCCATGGCGTCTCTGTGCCACCGGCGGCACGGCTCTTGGGGTCCAGCGCTGTGAcatgctcctgctcctgccggGCCTTCTCGAGCAGAGTATCAGGCACTGGTACAAAGCTCTCAAATCGCTTCTTCTTGTTGCGCGCTGAGTAGTCGCCAATTTCAGGAATGCTTTCCCACTCCTGCACAGACACATCTGCCAGCTTCCTCTTCAGATCAGCAAACTGTTCGGTGATCTTAGGGTTGGAGGCACGGTACTTCTCGATCTCCTGCTTGAGCCGGGCCTCGCGCCTGTCCTTGCGGCGCAAGTCCATCCTCTGGTCGATGCTCTCCCAGACGGCATCAGCCTCacggtcgtcgtcgtcgtagtcGGCGTTGGAGAAGAGGCCGGCGTCGTTGCCCTCGAACTCATCGAACTTCTGGTTCTCGTCGTACCCcttctcctcgtcgccgccttcaTCGCCaccctcgtcgtcgccgggaGGCTTCCCGCGACCACGGCCGACGGCGGGAGtagcagccgcggcggcggagcgatCCGGGAGGTCCGGGGCCGCCCGGGCCGGCCCGATATCGGAACGGGTCGTGAAGCCGGTGGCGCCACGGCCGAGACCCGCGACGTAGTTCGGGGGCGGCTTGGAGTTGAGGAAGTCGTAGCGCACGGGGCGggggggcgccgccgcggccgggggAGGGGGTGGCAGCGGGGCCGGGGTCGGGGTCCCGGCGGGGCCCGACATACCGCCgagagaggggaggaggacggggcggccgggagggaggagaggagcggGGAGCCTGGGATGGGTgcgccgggaggaggaggcggcggcggtgggagaGGCAGAGGTGGTCTCCGCGGAGCAGATGGATTTGGGTCGTGGGGAAGATTAGCTGCCGACTGCCGTGGGCGGtgttctcgggcctcttttgtTTCGGTAAGTCTCCAAAGTCGGTTGTGGCGAATGGCGGTGCCTGATCGGACCGCGGGCGGATCAGGGATTTAAATTGGGCCTCTGGCTACTTTGCTCAAGTGGGCTGAAATCGATCAGCCTGATCTGTTGAAGGCTCTCcgctcaaaaacaaaaaactttgTTGAAGGCTCTTTCCATGTCAGCACGCACTCGTTTTTTGCTAACCAAATAATTAGTTGTGATTTTGATAGTCCATGATTTTCCAACTTTCACAAAAAAACTGAACTAGAATAGAGTTGGCTAAAAAATTTGCACCAAACCAAACATAACCATCATATTGGGTAGCTCAGGCCTGGCCTTAGACAGTCATAAAGGTTGATTGTAGGCAACCTTTTGTGAGTTAATAAAATCAGATATTTAGCCTAAAGTAAATAAGAAGTGTGTTGCACTTGGAAAGAAATAGAATGGGTGGGTTATGTTAATGTAGAACAAATATACGTGTTTAGATGTATCGATCAATCAACAGTTATATTTCACTAGCGCGATACGTAGAACAAATATACGTGTTTAGATGTATCGATCAACCAACAGTTATATTTCTCTAGCGCGATACTATATATGGTCTAGAGACTCGCCTCGTGACGCTAATATCTTTCTCTTACAAACTTTCTCTTTAGCGACTGTCTTGTGCTGTTGtgtctctctcttttctcatTACTAGCGAAGCCTGGAACGTGTCATGAGATCCGCTAGAGAAACTCATCCCGTGGGAACAACACGGTATAATAAAGGGTGACGTGGAAGTAGGAGGAGCTAGGAAAATCATCTAGTGGGAGACTCCTGCTTAGATATAAAAGATATGTCTTGCTCTTCTCCACTGATAGACATGGCTTATGTCTTCCCCCTCTACACTTTTGTCCCCTACTTTTTCCCGCCACCTCGCTACTCTAAATTGCTATGTCATGTGGCTTTCTTCGATTGATAGAGGGAGATGCAATAAGAACCTGCTACATGCAAATATGAATCATTTATGTCGAGGGATGAATATCATAGCGTCATAAGGATACATTCATTGTACGTTTGTATTGATATGCGGATAAGCTCGGGTAATGATGGATTTAACATAAAGATTTACCCATATTTGGGCCCCGAGGAATGAGTAATAGCCCTACTTCCACTTTGCTTGTGTAATATGGGGATCGCGAGGTACAACATTGTTTACAATGGGCAGTACCCTACGAGTCGAGGGAACCCAATGAGTTAGGTTATGTGTTTGTCGTCGGCTATTTTTATCCTTTGATTGCCCTTCCTTCTGGAGGACCCTAGCACCATATATGCGCAATGTGGTGATTGCATGTTTGTCTCGAAGTACGCGTCAGGCTGGCAACATGATCATGTGCGGGCAGAACCTTTGCTAGTCCTTTCCAAATAACCCAATACCCATAAGTTTTCGGAAACCAGGGTGTCTCCAACTAGGTCGGCGAAAACTAGGGCGTCTCCAACTATGcactcccccccccccgcccccgctTAGGGCATGTGTAGCGGTAGGCCAACTAAGACTAATCATACGATACATACAATATGCTTATACTGTGATATAGTTATTCATCGAAAGTCCCATTAGAATTCTTAAAAAGGTCATGGCAGAGATCGAGTCAGTAAATGCATCTATGGAAAAGTCGAATCGGCTTGGTATATAGCCTTGATAAACCATGGGAGACTCAATTAACCACTTAAACTCTATTGACACTCTCTAACTTTGACTCCATCTCGACATCTCTCTTGATCTTATCAAAGTTAGGAGAACCAGGTAGTCCGACGAGGTTAGGGAGATTCAATATGCATCACACTCTAGTTGTGCGGGAAAGGGTGAGGTGGCACAATGCTATGTGCGTTCAAGGTGGGTTAAATTGTCCAGCATCATTTCCAAGCTACATAGGATATCTATATGTTTGATATCTGTATCACTATAAACCCACTGCACCTAAGCTAAAAACCATAAACGAGCTTACTTTTTGTATATGTGTTTCGTTATAAAGGCACAAATCCACCAACAACATCTTATTCTACCGCGCAAGATGACTAAAGCAGCTTTCTAAAACTTCAATTAATAGAGAACAGAGGTAGTATACTAGTTAGCGTGCAAGTATGAGTACCGTAATAACTTCTCGTATTCGTTCTAAACCAAGGGAGTATTAACTTTGGGCCGTGCTAGGCGTCGGTCGGGCAATAAAACGCACCGAAGGCCGCCTAGACAGCCGTCCGATGCATGCACGCTCCACCGCTGGAGTTGCTTAATTCGAACAACGTTATCCTCGCAAAAACTGAACCTGAATCCATGAGTCTCCAGCAACCTCTCGTCTCCCTCGAAACACCTTGCCTGTCTCATCGCAACAACGTTGATGTGGCACCGCCGGCCTCTATTGCCGCATCGTCCGCGCCATCCCGTTCCAACAGGTCCGCCGCATCTGCCCTGGTCATGGGTTGCATCGCAGCACCTCCAATCGTCCCATCGGAGCACCAGCAACTGTAGGTCGCGCCGCTGCCAATCGCCTGTCACAGCACCGGCTCCCATTCCAGCATCGCCTTGGCCGCGCTGACTGCCCTTCACAGAAACGCCTTCCTGTTCCATCACCACTGTTCGCCCGCCATAGGTTGCGGCACCGCCCGCTGCAGGTCGCATcaccccccgccgccgctctgaGCACTGTTGAGGTTTCTTCCATGGCGTGGCCGCGTGGGGCCATGAAGGGAAACACtgagaaggagaggagagataGTTTTCAACCgacggagaggaggaagacaaaacaaaaagtGTGGGACCCACATGCGCTGGCTGGCTTGATTTCCCCCATGAAAGGCCACGGGTCGAGCGTAGAAGGAGGCCGAACGACGCGTGGGATCCGTCGGTTGACACCTATCGTTCATCGTAGATTGTATTATTTCTCTCGTCTAGTAACTTTTTAGTTAGCCTTTCCTTAAATTGTATTTCAATTTGTGATTTTGTACATTCTTCTTCTGAAGCGGCGCTGCCGTCTTCGTAAAAGATACTCTCTCCAATTcttaattgttgtcgaaatattacatgtatttaaacgtttaaaaaaaattagattcATCCTGGGTAAACTTAGTCAAAATTTAGTATCACAGGAAGTAAAAAATGATCCCAGCGttcccccccaaaaaaatgaTCCCAGATTCAACAAGCGACGATCGAGTGACCATGTTTATAGCACGCCATTGCAGTGGCCAGTGGAGGCCCAAAAGGCGATTGTGTTTTCCGTGGAGACCTGACCCGCAGCGCCGTCCCGCTCCTCCCTGAAGTCATCTGGCATCTCCCcttccacctccgcctcctcttccactTCCACCAAACCCGAAAGCGACGCCGGCGCAACAGCGAGCGAACTTCCTCTCGCCACCCGGCCTGGGCTGCCCCCTCCCTCGCCCAACGACAGCGACGGCCGGTCGCGTCGAATGACCTGAGCGCCCCCCCTTTTTTCCTCCCCTTTCCCCCGTCCCATCCCTCTCCGTCCTTATGACCTCCTCGTCCCCCgccccaaaccctaaccccgtccccacccccacccccactcCGCCCCCAAACCCC includes:
- the LOC100835957 gene encoding uncharacterized protein LOC100835957; this translates as MATAEQRIEHSRIAVRGLNLHVAQSGTGELGTVIFLHGFPEIWYSWRHQMQAVAAAGYRAVALDWRGYGLSDQPPEKETASRDDLVEDLLALLDALAVHKAFLIAKDFGAMPAYDFALRHPSRTSGVMCLGIPYLHGGSPFTTLPEGFYILRWREPGRAEADFGRYDVKRVVQTIYILFSRSEIPIANEDQEIMDLADLSTPLPEWFTEKDLDVYASLYEKSGFGYPLQMPYRSLHKTQPVEDPKFQVPVFVVMGEKDYVFKFPGVEAVLKDGVMEKFAPDLKITYVPEGSHFVQEQFPDMVNELLLGFLRDHPVA
- the LOC100826043 gene encoding protein STABILIZED1: MSGPAGTPTPAPLPPPPPAAAAPPRPVRYDFLNSKPPPNYVAGLGRGATGFTTRSDIGPARAAPDLPDRSAAAAATPAVGRGRGKPPGDDEGGDEGGDEEKGYDENQKFDEFEGNDAGLFSNADYDDDDREADAVWESIDQRMDLRRKDRREARLKQEIEKYRASNPKITEQFADLKRKLADVSVQEWESIPEIGDYSARNKKKRFESFVPVPDTLLEKARQEQEHVTALDPKSRAAGGTETPWAQTPVTDLTAVGEGRGTVLSLKLDRLSDSVSGLTVVDPKGYLTDLKSMKITSDAEISDIKKARLLLRSVTQTNPKHPPGWIAAARLEEVAGKLQSARQLIQRGCEECPKNEDVWFEACRLASPDESKAVIARGVKAIPNSVKLWLQAAKLETSDLNKSRVLRKGLEHIPDSVRLWKAVVELANEEDARMLLHRAVECCPLHVELWLALARLETYDQAKKVLNKAREKLNKEPAIWITAAKLEEANGNTQSVSKVIDRGIRSLQREGLDIDREAWLKEAEAAERAGSVLTCQAIVKSTIGVGVDDEDRKRTWVADAEECKKRGSIETARAIYSHALSVFLTKKSIWLKAAQLEKSHGTRETLEAILRKAVTYKPQAEVLWLMGAKEKWLAGDVPAARAILQEAYAAIPNSEEIWLAAFKLEFENNEPERARMLLAKARERGGTERVWMKSAIVERELGNVNEERRLLEEGLKLFPSFFKLWLMLGQMENRIGHGARAKEVYENGLKHCPSSIPLWLSLASLEEVINGLSKSRAFLTMARKKNPGRPELWLAAIRAELRHGNKKEADALLAKALQECPTSGILWAAAIEMVPRPQRKSKSSDALKRCDHDPHVIAAVAKLFWHDRKVDKARTWLDKAVTLAPDIGDFWAFLYKFELQHGNADTQKEVLKKCIAAEPKHGERWQSVSKAVENSHQPVDAILRKVVLALGAEENPNAAET